A single window of Shewanella sp. Choline-02u-19 DNA harbors:
- a CDS encoding segregation and condensation protein A, whose amino-acid sequence MEGIVQKLPLAKVRGKPFKVMPKDLFIPPEALEVFLESFEGPLDLLLYLIRKQKLDVVDLPIFAVTQQYLEYVDLLQGAKVELAADYLVMAATLAEIKSRLLLPKPDVEFEDEEDPRAQLIRQLKAYEVIKDAQEKLDVLPRMERDVFQAKAVPAANIKPELLPPEVSLTEVARAFTSVLKRIEATENHHVVREVLSTRERMTQILAKLNAQTYLPFEALFDFEEGRSGVVVSFLALMELVKELLVELVQAEPFSTIHVRAY is encoded by the coding sequence ATGGAGGGAATTGTACAAAAATTGCCTTTAGCCAAGGTGCGAGGTAAGCCTTTTAAGGTGATGCCAAAGGACCTATTTATTCCACCTGAAGCCCTTGAAGTGTTTCTTGAATCCTTTGAAGGGCCGCTGGATCTCTTACTGTACCTTATTCGTAAGCAAAAGCTCGATGTGGTTGATTTACCCATATTTGCGGTAACGCAGCAATATTTAGAGTATGTGGATCTGCTACAAGGTGCCAAAGTCGAATTAGCGGCAGATTATTTGGTTATGGCGGCGACATTAGCCGAGATTAAATCTCGACTTTTACTGCCAAAGCCTGATGTTGAGTTTGAGGATGAAGAAGATCCTCGTGCCCAGCTAATACGCCAATTAAAAGCGTATGAAGTGATAAAAGACGCGCAAGAAAAGTTAGACGTTCTTCCGAGAATGGAGCGCGACGTATTTCAAGCGAAAGCGGTTCCAGCTGCCAATATAAAACCTGAGTTATTACCGCCTGAAGTGTCACTCACCGAAGTTGCACGTGCGTTTACATCAGTGCTCAAGCGTATTGAAGCGACTGAAAACCACCATGTTGTTCGAGAAGTGTTATCTACTCGAGAACGTATGACTCAAATTTTGGCAAAGTTAAACGCACAAACCTACCTGCCTTTCGAAGCTTTATTCGATTTTGAAGAAGGTCGGAGTGGGGTTGTTGTGAGCTTTTTGGCGTTAATGGAACTGGTGAAAGAGTTGTTGGTTGAACTGGTACAAGCTGAACCATTTTCGACTATACATGTTAGAGCGTACTAA